A part of Fundulus heteroclitus isolate FHET01 chromosome 23, MU-UCD_Fhet_4.1, whole genome shotgun sequence genomic DNA contains:
- the bod1l1 gene encoding biorientation of chromosomes in cell division protein 1-like 1 isoform X5, translated as MAGLPPGDPQLVSMIVNHLKTQGLFDQFRRDCLADVDTKPAYLNLKQRVDNFVSNHLSNHTWSPHLNKNQLRNNIRQLVLQSGMLEQGVDRIVAQVVDPKVNHIFRPQVERVVREFLSPGSCSEEPTAPLTPAEIKTDIGVLEQASSSAATPVPGGHAMSILETITSLNQEASVRGGKTQVLDEPMELVEDNEQDMEVVEDSDSNQEGKPPEEAVEAKAAADVHAADVKTESPEEQMDAEKEQLKEEVKTEEEDAGAAEQTEERREKPPGKPSGKVSEEKSDDEAGKSTSQAKQKARERIKEEYSLEDSDLDGLSDITVSSVHTSDLSSFEEESDEEEEPSDSSEEGEFPPHDEGVKAEGKHTSVETEDADKEHKPRRKAYVHKPFLYSRYYSDSDDEVTVEERRRSAAKDKEERLLKRQQNRERMEEKRKQKAVQAEEQDSKKAKSSDAGGLEGPKAKEARKERKVLEKKMALNRKRKLDSRKEGDVSSKKKGDAGEAPRKAEAKPSTPKNPQAKLVRNLSEPATSDDRLGRTSGSVSEDSCDSRKPPDRSRTHSFILDLEQGSQEALKQRSFGKFDRLPRKERKEKDRSQSDERSKLRQKHEKKPEHPAEEAPQKDAGAKPSSEEKVEKKLKLKSEKKVAGIVREGKAMEESTEEGGSKDARKIKGGSVEKDKIREKDKSKEKEKAKGDKLSNKGDLKQLLRPDSAGSSEDRSDKEPGSDGAKKRHKHSKEALKRSKSHSEERPGEKPKSKADGEKERSKADGQKTHRPSAEPERDSKKAKAAEKEKGTEKSKAKAKEEGKVKTDKKPQSPDVRGAGGAGVCKADAAKGKKKDGSTKEQRKLSEDAPHDKSELKSSKKKLEKKDRAPEKKGESPETSEGPSKSSVLAAETEEPPKKQAPLQDTSTESDPIATTVTTSFSDDTCDALSDITPEPSEGEADSRPGEMPGVPAEADALLALMDVCASAEARLPPDALQKEVTPEMELQDADMKMKEAALTLLSMDPDSTVSSSLSVQDGREESPQSSPDRQPTEAAATAEEERWLYPTEAAPKTELPVTRAPPDATPEAAAADENRRFSAAEPTLQAELSVSETALAASPPTAAGEEEEEEEEKPLPPVEAAPQMEPVATETSLTASLQTATAQEEKQLRPVSEAPGSDLAATGTRPSSQAAAAEGEKEQLSAGQTAPETEPPAAAASSAASSAASSQPSAAEEEKQPSPAEAAPQTEPAAPELSVAASQHAAAPEEDEQLSTAQTVAETEPPAAAASSAASLQTAADEEEKRLSAVEPEPRAEPVAAEASTDASQHSAADEEEKQLSPDQTAPEAELSAAAASSAEPITTEVPTAASQRAAAAEEEERLSPAQTAAESELAAPGASSAAPLQTAAAEEEEEEEEEQLSAVEPEPEPGPVAPEVPMVAPQQAAAYEEEGQLSSVQTAPLTERTAPESSPAGSEQPAAAEEEKQLPSVEAAPLTELTAPESLPAASPLAAAARDDKQLPAAQTAPEAEGPATEATAAASEDASAEDARLRSQSEAAPEAEISPAETSSPALHLPAADERSECQMDSSETDVAETATPQEEEEEEASDKCAAPLRDEESEAAETTSETQADGRRAAADKDGELVPVVAAETEEIPGESTVAADQLSAFPEQAAAAQTSLEAAKAEGEENQATDDERETEGKTAEEKKMDLEKVEVDISDKTESGETDPGIRLVKQISNVSSTDSQEDEKSSDVSEKEEKTERRRGRKRKRSIIIDDTKDEKSEQPSVEESEQEKAVELQTPRRGRSCRNTEPEERDQKEPERSEKTPSRRGRRSGVVAEEPTDDNLKTNEAKVEDDAGQTAPLKEAEKEIPEHENEAEKGNQGESEVSLPSPAPEERKVIGRPDSQEAADTCQPGVKRKRSEETEASAEEGEAQQAGAESEQKQREEQDEKNDGLGTSESRSDAVEAQSCSQKKPDGSEEQQDQEAAPKRPARRGRPPKAAPAADDSGSAGQPGVKRKRSEETEASAEEGEAQQAGAESEQEQREEQDEKNDGLGTSESRSDAVEAQSCSQKKPDGSEEQQDQEAAPKRPARRGRPPKAAPAADDSVKKESKPEEKESEQNEEEEEESENEDEDKETATRATTRSAARLEAQRNKPSKPSTRASRQSGKEETTAGTRGTRAQASAKGGRKREASPPAVRTRGGPKSEEPPSKRAKR; from the exons ATGGCCGGTCTGCCTCCGGGGGACCCGCAGCTCGTCTCGATGATCGTCAACCATTTGAAGACGCAGGGACTCTTCGACCAGTTCAGGAGGGACTGTCTGGCAGACGTTGACACAAAG ccaGCTTACCTGAACCTGAAACAAAGAGTGGACAACTTTGTGTCCAATCACCTCTCCAATCACACATGGAGTCCTCATCTGAACAAAAACCAGCTGCGGAACAACATCCGGCAGCTCGTCCTGCA GTCTGGCATGCTGGAGCAGGGGGTGGACAGGATTGTGGCCCAGGTGGTGGACCCCAAAGTCAATCACATCTTCCGGCCGCAGGTGGAGAGGGTGGTCCGGGAATTTCTGTCCCCGGGCAGCTGCTCTGAGGAGCCGACAGCTCCTCTGACACCAGCGGAGATCAAGACGGACATCGGCGTCCTTGAACAAG CTTCCTCGTCGGCTGCCACTCCGGTTCCAGGCGGCCACGCCATGTCCATCCTGGAAACCATAACCTCTCTCAACCAGGAGGCAAGCGTCCGGGGCGGGAAAACCCAAGTTCTGGATGAGCCCATGGAGCTGGTGGAGGACAACGAGCAAGACATGGAGGTCGTGGAGGACAGTGACAGTAACCAGGAGGGGAAGCCGCCGGAAGAGGCAGTGGAGGCAAAAGCGGCGGCAGACGTCCACGCAGCGGACGTTAAGACGGAGAGCCCGGAGGAGCAGATGGACGCGGAGAAGGAGCAGCTAAAAGAGGAGGTTAAGACTGAGGAGGAGGACGCAGGAGCTGCGGAACAAACGgaggaaaggagagaaaaacCTCCAGGCAAACCGAGCGGGAAGGTCTCAGAGGAGAAGTCGGACGATGAGGCGGGGAAATCTACGAGCCAGGCCAAGCAGAAGGCCAGAGAGAGGATTAAAGAGG AATACTCTTTGGAGGACTCCGACCTTGACGGGCTGAGTGACATCACAGTGAGCTCCGTCCACACCAGCGACCTGTCCTCTTTCGAGGAGGAAAGCGACGAAGAGGAGGAGCCCTCTGACTCTTCTGAAGAGGGCGAGTTTCCACCACATG ACGAAGGTGTAAAGGCTGAGGGGAAACACACCAGTGTGGAGACCGAAGATGCGGACAAAGAGCACAAACCACGGCGCAAGGCATATGTCCACAAACCCTTCCTCTACTCCCGCTACTATAGCGACTCGGATGATGAGGTCACTGTGGAGGAGCGCCGCCGATCCGCC GCGAAAGACAAAGAAGAAAGGCTGCTGAAGAGACAGCAGAACCGAGAGCGAATGGAGGAGAAGCGTAAACAGAAAGCGGTGCAGGCCGAAGAGCAAG ACAGCAAAAAGGCAAAGAGCTCTGATGCCGGCGGCCTGGAAGGCCCCAAAGCCAAAGAAGCCCGCAAAGAAAGGAAGgttctggagaaaaaaatggcGCTCAACAGGAAGCGGAAACTAGACTCAAG AAAAGAGGGAGATGTTTCGAGCAAGAAGAAGGGAGACGCAGGGGAAGCGCCCAGGAAAGCG GAAGCGAAACCCTCAACGCCGAAGAACCCACAAGCCAAACTAGTGAGAAATCTGTCCGAACCGGCGACCTCTGACGACAGGCTGGGGCGGACGAGCGGCAGCGTGTCCGAGGACTCCTGCGACTCCAGGAAGCCGCCCGACAGAAGCCGGACACACTCCTTCATCCTGGATCTGGAGCAGGGCTCCCAGGAGGCTCTTAAACAGCGCTCCTTTGGGAAATTCGACCGCCTGCCCCGCAAAGAACGCAAGGAGAAGGACCGCAGCCAGTCCGACGAGCGCTCCAAGCTCAGGCAAAAGCACGAGAAGAAGCCTGAACATCCGGCGGAGGAAGCGCCGCAGAAGGACGCCGGCGCTAAACCGTCCTCCGAAGAAAAAGTCGAGAAGAAACTTAAGCTCAAAAGTGAGAAGAAAGTTGCTGGGATCGTCCGAGAAGGAAAGGCGATGGAAGAGAGCACCGAGGAAGGAGGGTCTAAGGATGCCAGGAAGATAAAAGGGGGATCTGTGGAGAAGGACAAAATAAGGGAGAAAGACAAGagcaaagaaaaggaaaaggctAAAGGGGACAAATTGTCAAATAAAGGTGATCTGAAGCAGCTACTTCGCCCAGATTCCGCAGGATCCTCCGAGGATCGCTCTGACAAGGAGCCCGGCTCTGACGGCGCCAAGAAGAGACACAAACACTCCAAGGAAGCGTTGAAAAGGTCCAAGAGCCACTCCGAGGAGAGACCGGGAGAGAAGCCCAAATCCAAAGCCGACGGCGAGAAAGAACGGAGCAAAGCAGATGGCCAGAAGACACACAGGCCGAGCGCTGAGCCGGAGAGGGATTCCAAAAAAGCCAAGGCTGCGGAAAAAGAGAAGGGTACAGAAAAATCAAAGGCGAAGGCCAAAGAGGAGGGAAAGGTGAAAACGGACAAGAAGCCTCAGAGTCCTGACGTCAGAGGCGCTGGGGGAGCCGGTGTCTGTAAAGCCGACGCGGcgaaagggaagaaaaaagatGGAAGCACGAAAGAACAGAGGAAACTCTCTGAAGACGCTCCACACGACAAGTCGGAGCTTAAAAGTTCAAAGAAAAAGCTAGAGAAGAAGGACAGAGCCCCGGAAAAGAAGGGCGAGAGTCCGGAAACCTCGGAGGGGCCCTCCAAGTCTTCGGTCCTCGCCGCCGAGACAGAAGAGCCTCCTAAGAAACAAGCTCCTCTCCAAGACACCAGCACAGAGTCCGATCCCATCGCCACCACCGTCACCACGTCCTTCTCCGACGACACCTGCGACGCCTTGAGCGACATCACCCCCGAGCCGTCCGAGGGAGAGGCGGACTCCCGGCCCGGCGAGATGCCAGGAGTGCCGGCCGAGGCCGACGCCCTGCTGGCGCTCATGGACGTCTGCGCGTCGGCCGAGGCCCGGCTCCCCCCCGACGCCCTGCAGAAGGAAGTCACCCCGGAGATGGAGCTCCAGGACGCCGACATGAAGATGAAGGAGGCCGCCCTCACCCTGCTCTCCATGGATCCTGACAGCACCGTGTCCTCCAGCTTGAGCGTCCAAGACGGGAGGGAGGAATCGCCGCAGAGCTCCCCCGACCGGCAGCCGACCGAAGCTGCCGCCACCGCCGAGGAGGAGAGGTGGCTCTATCCGACGGAGGCGGCGCCTAAAACGGAGCTTCCCGTCACCCGAGCCCCGCCGGACGCGACTCCGGAGGCGGCCGCCGCGGACGAGAACCGGCGTTTCTCTGCAGCGGAGCCAACTCTTCAAGCTGAGCTCAGTGTCTCTGAGACGGCACTGGCTGCATCTCCACCAACCGCAGCaggtgaggaggaagaggaagaggaggagaagccGCTCCCTCCTGTGGAAGCAGCGCCTCAGATGGAGCCCGTCGCCACTGAGACCTCGCTGACTGCGTCTCTCCAAACGGCTACAGCACAGGAGGAGAAGCAGCTCCGTCCCGTCAGCGAGGCGCCTGGAAGTGATCTCGCCGCCACGGGAACCAGGCCGTCCTCACAAGCGGCTGCAGCTGAAGGGGAGAAGGAGCAGCTCTCTGCAGGTCAGACTGCCCCAGAAACCGAGCCTCCCGCAGCCGCTGCATCCTCCGCTGCCTCCTCCGCTGCATCCTCGCAACCTTCTGCGGCCGAAGAAGAGAAGCAGCCCTCCCCAGCGGAGGCAGCACCTCAAACTGAGCCTGCTGCACCCGAGCTCTCAGTGGCTGCATCTCAACATGCCGCTGCACCTGAAGAGGACGAGCAGCTCTCTACAGCTCAAACGGTGGCAGAAACCGAGCCTCCTGCAGCCGCCGCCTCCTCCGCCGCATCTCTACAGACCGCCGCAGACGAAGAGGAGAAGCGGCTCTCCGCTGTGGAGCCAGAACCTCGAGCTGAGCCTGTTGCAGCTGAGGCCTCGACGGATGCGTCTCAGCACTCTGCCGCAGACGAAGAGGAGAAGCAGCTCTCTCCAGATCAAACGGCCCCAGAAGCTGAGCTTTCTGCAGCCGCTGCCTCATCCGCCGAGCCTATTACGACCGAGGTCCCAACGGCTGCGTCTCAACGAGCTGCTGCAGCCGAAGAGGAGGAGCGGCTCTCTCCGGCTCAAACAGCGGCAGAAAGTGAGCTCGCCGCACCCGGAGCCTCCTCCGCTGCACCTCTACAGACCGCTGCAgccgaagaggaggaggaggaggaggaggagcagctctcTGCCGTGGAGCCAGAACCTGAACCTGGGCCTGTTGCACCCGAGGTCCCGATGGTTGCACctcaacaagctgctgcatatgAGGAGGAAGGTCAACTATCCTCTGTGCAAACGGCGCCTCTGACGGAGCGTACCGCACCTGAGAGTTCACCAGCTGGATCCGAACAACCCGCTGCGGCTGAAGAGGAGAAGCAGCTCCCTTCAGTGGAGGCCGCGCCTCTGACTGAGCTTACTGCACCTGAGAGTTTACCTGCCGCATCGCCGCTAGCTGCTGCAGCCAGGGACGACAAGCAGCTCCCTGCAGCTCAAACGGCACCAGAAGCCGAGGGCCCAGCGACCGAGGCTACAGCGGCTGCCTCTGAAGACGCTTCGGCTGAAGACGCGAGGCTACGCTCTCAGAGTGAAGCAGCACCCGAGGCCGAGATTAGTCCCGCTGAGACCTCATCACCTGCATTACatcttcctgctgcag ACGAGCGCTCCGAATGCCAGATGGACTCAAGTGAGACGGACGTGGCAGAGACGGCTACTCCACAG gaggaggaggaggaggaggcttcAGACAAATGTGCAGCTCCTCTGAGGGACGAAGAAAGCGAAGCTGCTGAAACGACATCGGAGACACAGGCGGATggaagaagagcagcagctgaCAAAGACGGTG agctGGTACCTGTTGTTGCGGCAGAAACAGAAGAGATCCCAGGAGAGAGTACTGTCGCAGCTGATCAACTTTCAGCGTTTCCAG AACAAGCTGCAGCCGCACAGACCAGCCTCGAG GCAGCGAAGGCAGAAGGGGAAGAAAACCAGGCGACGGACGATGAAC GTGAAACTGAGGGCAagacagcagaggaaaaaaagatggaTCTGGAGAAA GTGGAAGTCGACATCTCTGACAAAACCGAGTCTGGGGAAACCGACCCAGGGATCAGATTAGTCAAACAAATCA GTAACGTCTCAAGCACCGACAGTCAGGAAGATGAGAAGAGCTCAGACGTGTCAGAAAAG GAAGAGAAGACGGAGAGAAGAAGAGGGCGTAAAAGAAAGCGTTCAATCATAATTG ACGATACCAAGGACGAAAAGAGCGAGCAGCCGTCTGTCGAG GAAAGCGAGCAGGAGAAGGCCGTCGAGTTACAAACGCCTCGTCGGGGACGATCATGCAGGAACACGGAGCCGGAGGAGAGGGACCAGAAAGAGCCAGAGAGATCGGAGAAGACTCCGAGCCGAAGAGGAAGACGCTCGGGGGTCGTAGCTGAAGAGCCTACCGATG ATAATCTGAAGACGAATGAGGCGAAAGTCGAGGACGACGCTGGTCAAACGGCACCTCtcaaagaagcagaaaaagag atcCCCGAACATGAAAATGAAGCAGAGAAAGGTAATCAAGGTGAAAGTGAAGTCAGTCTGCCTTCTCCTGCCCCAGAGGAGCGCAAAGTTATCGGACGGCCCGATTCCCAGGAGGCCGCGGACACAT GTCAACCAGGAGTGAAGAGGAAGAGATCAGAGGAAACCGAGGCGTCTGCAGAG GAAGGCGAGGCTCAGCAGGCGGGCGCAGAGAGTGAGCAAAAGCAAAGAGAGGAACAAGATGAGAAAAATGATG GACTCGGCACTTCTGAGAGCCGTTCAGACGCCGTGGAAGCCCAAAGCTGCAGCCAGAAGAAGCCAGACGGT TCTGAGGAGCAGCAGGACCAAGAGGCGGCTCCAAAGAGACCGGCTCGGAGGGGACGGCCACCAAAGGCGGCTCCCGCTGCAGACGACTCGGGTAGCGCAG GTCAACCAGGAGTGAAGAGGAAGAGATCAGAGGAAACCGAGGCGTCTGCAGAG GAAGGCGAGGCTCAGCAGGCGGGGGCAGAGAGTGAGCAAGAGCAAAGAGAGGAACAAGATGAGAAAAATGATG GACTCGGCACTTCTGAGAGCCGTTCAGACGCCGTGGAAGCCCAAAGCTGCAGCCAGAAGAAGCCAGACGGT TCTGAGGAGCAGCAGGACCAAGAGGCGGCTCCAAAGAGACCGGCTCGGAGGGGACGGCCACCAAAGGCGGCTCCAGCTGCAGACGACTCGG ttaaaAAGGAGAGTAAACCAGAGGAGAAGGAAAGTGAGCaaaatgaggaagaggaggaggaaagcgAGAATGAAGACGAGGATAAGGAGACTGCCACCAGAGCAACGACTCGGTCTGCAGCTCGCCTCGAGGCTCAAAG GAACAAGCCAAGTAAACCCTCCACCCGGGCGAGTCGACAGAGCGGTAAAGAGGAGACCACAGCTGGCACACG